Proteins co-encoded in one Myripristis murdjan chromosome 4, fMyrMur1.1, whole genome shotgun sequence genomic window:
- the faslg gene encoding tumor necrosis factor ligand superfamily member 6: MEVSSILLTVNSVGRRENPQQLHKTCTMSRDQSYPFPEVFLVDGGGGPQSNVQTPRLVPCWSFPPAQERARGSKRDRGCMGVSPGLLMVLLLLLLLVFAALGLGAYQIQKLKTQLAKMEKTETEFHTPEKQIGFYEPVSNEENTDNRPAAHVIGRLHSDESRKTLKWEPHAGRAFTSGGVVYRVEDGALQVNETGLYHIYSRVEWLFNQCPLPEFIVHSMFVRRARHPLPLPLMEGRGTGHCKEGRGWTSESYLGSALQLQKQDRVFVNVSYPTYLSHKHHAIFFGLYKI; this comes from the exons ATGGAAGTGTCCTCTATCTTATTAACAGTGAATTCTGTAGGCAGAAGAGAAAATCCCCAACAACTGCATAAG acCTGCACCATGAGCCGTGACCAGAGCTATCCATTCCCAGAGGTTTTCCTTGTGGACGGGGGTGGAGGTCCACAGAGCAACGTCCAGACTCCACGTCTGGTACCCTGCTGGTCCTTTCCCCCTGCCCAGGAGAGGGCGAGGGGCAGCAAGAGGGACCGGGGCTGCATGGGGGTCAGTCCTGGTCTGCTGATggtcctgctgttgctgctgctgcttgtgtttgcagcccTGGGGCTTGGAGCCTACCAGATCCAAAAACTAAAGACCCAACTGGCCAAGATGGAAAAG acagagactgaGTTTCATACACCTGAGAAACAAATTG GTTTCTATGAACCTGTGtcaaatgaagaaaatacagACAATAGGCCTGCAGCACATGTCATAG GGCGGTTACACAGTGATGAATCCCGTAAAACCTTGAAGTGGGAGCCACATGCGGGCCGAGCGTTCACTTCAGGGGGAGTAGTTTACCGGGTTGAAGATGGTGCATTGCAAGTCAACGAAACTGGACTCTACCACATTTACTCACGAGTGGAGTGGCTCTTCAACCAGTGTCCCCTTCCTGAGTTTATTGTCCACTCTATGTTTGTGAGGAGAGCAAGGCATCCCTTACCTTTGCCCCTGATGGAGGGCCGCGGAACTGGCCACTGTAAGGAGGGCCGTGGCTGGACATCAGAGAGTTATCTTGGCTCTGCCctgcagctgcagaaacaggacagggtgtttgtgaatgtgtcgTACCCCACATATCTTAGTCATAAACATCATGCCATCTTCTTTGGTCTGTATAAGATCTAA
- the LOC115358399 gene encoding uncharacterized protein LOC115358399, translated as MARNEEKQQGRLNRLWLQREREEGRIKDVHERRPKLSTLNSASSVKKWIPSIKSEIEYYLEQSQLSHYPERKIAEFQLCIEALEREYKSFITKLRVLDPSCKHKPWTPRAYAKRRADTQDSQSIVKKPRSCESHDTSGPVSGAQTASVSTWTGSSKTSADERQEHLSQSESRNPVPTEPDLDSSGPVCADQDQPLAFDHTRLAVAVAGFRGPSTQPSSSHTQSLARVLQSSLPNLCNSPLRQHCSTQNKDTAGVREDKAAIGLFIGQKGSLPDQRSGFGAAERIPERSSTTGTMDRRTEDVLGLGCYSSSDEECDT; from the exons ATGGCGAGGAACGAGGAGAAACAGCAAGGCCGGCTGAACAGACTGTGGCtccagagagagcgagagg aAGGCCGGATCAAAGATGTGCATGAGCGTAGACCTAAACTG TCTACACTTAATTCTGCATCCTCTGTCAAAAAGTGGATCCCCAGCATCAAGAGTGAGATAGAGTATTACTTGGAG CAGTCCCAGCTGTCGCACTATCCGGAGAGGAAGATCGCAGAGTTCCAGCTCTGCATCGAAGCTTTAGAAAGAGAGTACAAAAGTTTTATCACCAAACTGCGAGTTCTTGATCCCTCCTGTAAGCATAAGCCATGGACTCCTCGAGCGTACGCCAAAAGAAGAGCTGACACACAGGACTCGCAAAGCATCG TTAAAAAACCACGCAGCTGTGAGTCACATGACACCAGTGGTCCAGTGAGTGGAGCTCAGACTGCCTCGGTCAGCACATGGACAGGAAGTAGTAAAACCTCAGCCGACGAGAGACAGGAGCATCTCAGTCAATCGGAGAGCAGAAACCCCGTCCCGACCGAGCCTGACTTAGATTCTTCAGGGCCGGTGTGTGCTGACCAGGACCAGCCCCTCGCATTTGACCACACACggctggctgtggctgtggctgggtTCAGAGGACCATCAACTCAGCCGAgctcctctcacacacagagcctggCCAGGGTGCTCCAGTCCAGCCTACCAAACCTCTGTAACTCTCCTCTGAGACAACATTGTTCCACCCAGAATAAAGACACTGCAGGAGTCAGAGAGGACAAGGCAGCGATCGGACTTTTTATTGGACAGAAGGGTTCACTTCCAGACCAGAGGTCAGGTtttggagcagcagagaggataCCAGAGAGATCCTCCACCACTGGGACGatggacaggaggacagaggatgtCCTAGGACTGGGCTGTTATTCTTCTTCTGATGAGGAATGTGACACATGA
- the caiap gene encoding CARD- and ANK-domain containing inflammasome adapter protein codes for MISVLKGLQNAQSASNTTNPYAVDVIKAKRRDLIYGISHTEELLDLLVTEGAMTAAKRSIVLTIRTREEQNSRVLDILVARGERACRKFFHPCLMLAEPRLYQRIKAYVGSVNESIGDTRRQLIGYLLERDELEMSKMTDQTAFQKTYNSLTTKERKTQKEDGCTVPISKSETLKAAQKNPEKLFSVIASGGELSGVKELLNNIDTDTVNSSSETLLHVAAEHGRLSVIKLLLHKGARLDLQDSNGHTALHRAASRGHTEVVRALIKVGAPIYTLDTLGQTPIHLAAKNEQLNTVRALVKEETGHSQNKTQDSFLHMAAKEDNWRLAELLLQSGAAVNTRNQLKKSALFCAVTGGNERTVTVLLNAGAEFDQGVINEAIKLNHGSILHLLLAHAGGGVSAEALGSALFSAVRQNQDKVVSALIDSGADVNMQDKQGYTSLLLSTELGHTETFRALAAKQAKLDATLPNLLSALHLAVQSGSVPIVQALLDKGLHPSTAGPKAHTPLHLAAHHNRPQLSGLLLKAGAQVNAVDQDGLTPLHIASQQGHAETVIQLLQGGADPGAQDRLGRTALHWAASAQGQNPAVDLLLSARANPNTTDREKKTALHLAATQGNTHAVTSLLSHKVKGGTKDMDGSTPLHHAAACGHAAVVTALLHSLKNKGLEVRNVWRKTPLHAAAERGHDSVVELLLDAGANINAKDNSKDTPLHCAARGGHHEVVRRLVGRGQTGSLGRGKRANLQATNNVGKTPLQVAERGDTVGHEDIASFLKRKMFLIK; via the exons ATGATCAGTGTACTCAAAGGTTTGCAAAATGCTCAATCTGCATCAAACACTACCAATCCGTACGCAGTGGATGTGATCAAGGCGAAGAGAAGGGACCTGATCTATGGGatctcacacactgaagagcTACTTGATCTCCTTGTCACAGAGGGGGCCATGACAGCAGCCAAGAGGTCCATTGTTTTGACCATCAGGACACGAGAGGAGCAAAACTCTAGGGTCCTGGACATCCTGGTGGCCCGAGGTGAAAGGGCATGTAGAAAATTCTTCCATCCCTGCCTGATGCTGGCAGAACCACGTCTTTATCAGCGAATCAAGGCTTATGTGGGGAGCGTGAATGAAAGCATTGGAGACACAAGGAGACAGCTGATTGGATATTTACTGGAGAGGGATGAGTTGGAAATGAGTAAAATGACTGATCAAACTGCCtttcaaaaaacatataattCACTCACCACCAAAGAGCGAAAGACTCAAAAGGAAGACGGATGCACTGTACCCATTTCTAAGTCAGAAACGCTGAAAGCTGCACAAAAAAACCCGGAAAAACTTTTCAGTGTGATTGCTTCAGGAGGAGAGTTGTCAGGAGTGAAGGAGCTGTTGAACAACAttgacactgacactgtcaaTTCCTCCAGTGAGACTCTATTACATGTAGCTGCTGAGCACGGCCGCCTGTCAGTCATCAAACTCCTGCTCCATAAAGGGGCAAGGCtggacctgcaggacagcaacGGTCACACAGCTCTCCACAGAGCAGCCAGCAGGGGCCACACTGAGGTGGTCAGAGCCCTTATCAAGGTGGGGGCCCCCATCTACACCCTGGACACACTGGGTCAGACTCCCATCCACCTGGCAGCAAAGAATGAGCAGCTGAATACAGTTAGAGCTCTGGTGAAGGAGGAGACCGGGCACTCCCAGAACAAGACGCAGGACTCATTTCTCCACATGGCAGCCAAGGAAGACAACTGGAGgctggctgagctgctgctgcagagcggAGCTGCTGTCAATACCAGAAACCAGCTCAAAAAATCAGCTCTGTTTTGTGCAGTTACAGGTGGCAATGAGAGAACTGTGACTGTTCTGCTAAATGCAGGGGCTGAGTTTGACCAGGGTGTTATAAATGAAGCCATTAAGCTCAATCATGGATCAATTCTCCATCTGCTGCTTG CTCATGCCGGAGGAGGCGTCAGTGCAGAGGCCCTGGGCTCCGCTCTCTTCTCAGCTGTCAGACAGAACCAAGATAAAGTGGTGTCTGCTCTGATAGACAGTGGAGCTGACGTGAACATGCAGGACAAACAGGGGTACACCTCCCTCCTATTGTCTACCGAGCTGGGCCACACAGAGACATTCAG aGCTTTAGCAGCGAAACAGGCCAAACTAGATGCTACTTTACCCAACCTCTTGTCAGCCTTACACCTGGCTGTCCAAAGTGGCAGTGTGCCCATAGTACAGGCTCTGCTGGACAAGGGATTACATCCCAGCACTGCTGGACCTAAAGCCCACACCCCTCTGCACCTGGCCGCTCACCACAACAGACCACAGTTATCTGGTCTTTTGTTAAAAGCCGGGGCACAG GTAAATGCAGTTGACCAGGATGGCCTGACCCCTCTGCATATAGCCAGTCAGCAGGGGCACGCAGAGACAGTGATCCAGCTACTTCAGGGCGGGGCAGACCCTGGAGCCCAGGACAGGCTCGGCAGGACAGCCCTGCACTGGGCTGCCTCTGCCCAGGGACAAAACCCTGCGGTGGACTTGCTGCTCTCAGCCAGGGCTAACCCGAACACCAccgacagagagaagaaaactgCCCTCCACCTGGCTGCTACACAGGGAAATACACACGCCGTGACGTCACTGCTGTCCCACAAGGTAAAAGGAGGAACTAAAGATATGGACGGCTCCACGCCTCTCCATCATGCAGCGGCTTGTGGGCATGCCGCTGTGGTTACGGCTCTGCTGCATTCACTCAAGAACAAGGGGCTGGAGGTGAGGAACGTGTGGAGGAAAACCCCTCTCCACGCTGCAGCTGAGAGGGGCCATGACAGCGTGGTTGAGCTACTCCTGGATGCTGGGGCAAATATCAATGCTAAAGATAACAGCAAGGACACGCCCCTACACTGTGCTGCCCGGGGAGGGCACCATGAAGTGGTGAGGAGGCTGGTGGGccggggccaaactggttcacTGGGACGGGGGAAGAGGGCAAACCTGCAGGCCACAAATAATGTGGGGAAGACTCCACTGCaggtggcagagagaggagacacagtGGGACATGAGGACATTGCATCCTTTCTCAAGAGAAAGATGTTTCTCATCAAGTAG
- the jun gene encoding transcription factor Jun produces the protein MSTKMETTFYDDSLNAFSQHDNTGYGYKALKHNMTLNLGDPTGTLKPHLRGKAGDILTSPDVGLLKLASPELERLIIQSSNGLITTTPTPTQFLCPKNVTDEQEGFAEGFVRALAELHHQHMPATTNVSVTSAPQTSVNTALPPVSSVAGATGYNNSAATMRSDSPVYEDLNTFNPAISTVSAPNYTTSAPTMSFSTAPPQLPIYGQPSGPLSRISALKEEPQTVPEMPGETPPLSPIDMESQERIKAERKRMRNRIAASKCRKRKLERISRLEEKVKTLKSQNSELASTANMLREQVAQLKQKVMNHVNSGCQLMLTQQLQTF, from the coding sequence ATGTCTACCAAGATGGAAACTACTTTTTATGACGACTCACTCAACGCTTTCTCCCAGCATGACAACACGGGCTACGGATACAAAGCACTGAAACACAACATGACACTGAACCTCGGCGACCCGACCGGGACCCTCAAGCCTCATCTCCGGGGGAAAGCCGGCGACATCCTGACCTCTCCGGACGTGGGGCTGCTGAAGCTGGCATCTCCGGAGCTGGAGAGGCTCATCATCCAGTCCAGCAACGGCCTCATCACCACCACCCCGACCCCGACCCAGTTCCTCTGCCCGAAGAATGTCACCGACGAGCAGGAGGGCTTCGCGGAGGGTTTCGTGCGCGCTTTGGCGGAGCTCCATCACCAGCACATGCCCGCCACCACCAATGTGAGTGTAACCTCAGCCCCCCAGACCAGTGTCAACACCGCCCTGCCACCTGTTTCATCCGTCGCCGGTGCCACGGGTTACAACAACAGCGCGGCCACCATGCGCTCTGATTCACCGGTGTACGAGGACTTGAACACTTTCAACCCGGCCATCAGCACCGTCTCGGCGCCCAATTACACGACCTCAGCCCCCACCATGTCCTTCTCCACTGCCCCGCCACAGCTCCCCATCTACGGGCAGCCCTCCGGCCCCCTCTCGCGCATCTCGGCGCTCAAAGAGGAGCCGCAGACCGTCCCGGAGATGCCGGGGGAGACGCCTCCTCTGTCCCCGATCGACATGGAGAGCCAGGAGCGCATCAAGGCCGAGAGGAAGCGGATGAGAAACCGCATCGCCGCTTCCAAATGCCGGAAGAGGAAACTGGAGCGGATCTCGAGGCTGGAGGAGAAAGTGAAGACCCTCAAGTCCCAGAACTCAGAGCTCGCATCCACCGCCAACATGCTGCGCGAGCAGGTGGCCCAGCTGAAGCAGAAGGTGATGAACCACGTCAACAGCGGGTGCCAGCTTATGCTAACGCAGCAGCTCCAGACCTTCTGA